The nucleotide window CACATAAATGTTTTACTTTGGGCCCAACTTATCCCATGTTATATCAACTTAAATTAGCAACAGCATTTGTTAATTGCCCTTGTTTgctcttcttttgttctttctttggcTTTGTGCAAATTTATATGTCTAGTTCCATTTTTTCTTGCTAATACTTTGGCTTACATTGTTAGCTCATAAAAATCGGAGTTCTATTATTTTGTAGTTTAAGATGCTGTGTTAGGTTGTTCTCTGTAATCTGCCATTCTAGTTATTCCTTTTTGAAAGAGTTTGGATGACCCATTGGATTACAAATTATTCTCATCTCCAGTTAACTGTTTTCTAAAACTAAGTTTGCAATCATGTGCTTATGCTCCATGAATTTTCAGGATGGCGAGGAGGACAACTTTGCCATTGTGTTTGCAGCTATGGGTGTTAATATGGAGACTGCACAATTTTTCAAACGTGATTTTGAGGAAAAtggatctatggagagggtGACCCTGTTTCTGAATCTGGTACACTTTTAAGTTGACATATGAGAAATCCTGTGGCACATTTTCTTGTATATTCATTCACATATTATGGTAGTAATTTATTTCCTTGTGTCAATCCTGTTGTTCATGCTCTTGGACAGGCAAATGATCCTACAATTGAGCGTATCATCACTCCTCGTATTGCTCTTACAACTGCAGAATATTTGGCATATGAATGTGGGAAGCATGTTCTTGTCATTCTCACAGATATGAGTTCTTATGCTGATGCACTTCGTGAGGTAAGGAAAagagttttccttttcttttgcgcCTTCTATTGTCCTCCCAAATGCGATTTTGCTTCAACAGAATACAATGGAATCATGGACTTCCAATTCCTTCTctcatttattcaatttatgATTGTTGATAGATATCCATTATGCTTGAAGAAGTTTTTAGGACTTCCCTTGCATACTTGAGAGTCAactttctttccttctctctccaaCCTACCATTTATCTGACATAGCATACTTATTTGCTATTGCAGGTATCTGCTGCCCGAGAGGAAGTTCCTGGAAGGCGTGGTTATCCTGGGTATATGTATACTGATTTGGCAACAATATATGAGCGTGCTGGGCGTATTGAAGGGCGAAAAGGCTCCATCACACAAATTCCAATTTTGACTATGCCGAATGATGGTAACGATTTCCAACCCCACACAATCTTCATCCATTACCTGTTGTGTTAACATTGCATAAATCTTGTTTCTTATTTGGCCAGATATCACTCATCCCACTCCTGATCTTACGGGATACATCACTGAGGGTCAGATATATATTGATAGGCAGCTCCAGAATAGGCAGGTATGTGGTTACTAATACTAggatttgaagaaatgaataattttttttggttttgctaATTGAACTAGCACTTCCATAAACAATCTTTAAGAAATTGGAGTCTTGGTTTGCTATTGAAGATCTTGCTAAGATGTTACCCGGCTCCAGTTTTGTTCTGTGAATGATATGGTCTACTTGTTCACCCTACAAATATTCTGTAACTGAACACTGTTCTATTTGAGTTTGCAGATATACCCTCCAATCAATGTCCTTCCATCTCTTTCTCGTTTAATGAAGGTGTGGACCCACACAAACTTACAGTTTTTGTATTCTAGTGCAATTTCCAAATTGTCTGAGTTGTTAATTATTGAACGATGTCAGTATACGTATCTCGGATGTTCTTATTAATGCCCAGCCCGGATTTTTATTGCAGAGTGCCATTGGCGAGGGTATGACTCGCAGGGACCACTCTGATGTGTCCAACCAGGTATGATTCGGTTACCTTTGGAGCATGCATTTTATCGTCTCCCTTGAACGATGCATTCTATTAACATCTTCTTTGGCGGAGCTATCTTAAGTTTTTCTATTGTTTAATTGTCAACTCTCAGCTGTATGCAAATTATGCGATTGGAAAAGATGTCCAGGCGATGAAAGCTGTCGTAGGAGAAGAAGCTCTGTCCTCGGAAGACTTGGTACGCCCTTTGCTGTCTCACATGAAgtgctttaattaattttcttttaaatatttaaGTAATCTCTTACGAAGTATCTAACATGCTTTTTGTTGGGAAAAAACAGCTGTATTTGGAGTTCTTGGACAAATTTGAGAGGAAATTTGTTGCTCAAGGAGCTTATGACACCCGCAACATCTTCCAATCACTTGACTTGGCGTGGACATTGCTTCGCATCTTCCCCCGAGAGCTTTTGCACCGCATACCAGCCAAGACCCTTGACCAGTTCTACAGCCGAGATTCAGCCACTTAAGTGAATAAACCTGCCAGTGTACCCTATACCCTAGTTTTTTTGCTTGCATGAGTGTTACTAGTTGCTATTTGCCTGCCTTTCTCCCGGGTTGCATCTCTCCTACATTGAGCATATAATAAAGGTTGTTACCCATTCCAGAATTCCATATTTAGCTTTTTGGCTAGTTATCGCCGGCATTCTTTCAGTGAGACTTTAGATCTTTTTGTAATTTCAGTATTATTTCCTTAAATTCATTAATATGTGTTACCCAGGAATGTTACTGTAATATGTTTGATCTCTGATTTCCGTCAATAAAACCGAATATCCGGTTCCTCCTTTAAGTGTTACTGGTCATTTTTGAAATCCTGGAAGGCATGTTCACTCTTTTGATGAACGATGTTGCCTAACCTTGGTCAAGAGAAGCTCATGAAGACTTAATTCTTTATCCCCAGCATTATGAACCAGCAGAGAGAACAATTTTTTCTACCACACACCATTTGGACAACTTTTACAAAAACTACAAAAACTAAAATCAGCAACTTTCATTCTCATCCAGTTTGGTAGTCCATCAAACATGATATCACAATATTGTTCCACCAATTGGTTCTCTGCAACTCAACATCTTATCATTATATGGTTATGCTTGTCAACCTGCCACACCAAAGAGATGAAAAGGGTTTGATTGCCCAGCCTTTTCTTTATTGTTTCCTACTGAATGAGAAACTCTTGAGAGAGACTATCTGTTCATTCACATAAATTTTAGAGGGCATACAAGTGTTGAGAAAGAATGTTACAACAAAAAAGACATCAATAACATTCATCCTCAGCCTGCTTTTGATGTTCTCGCTACTGGCGGCAGCACAACAGAATTAAGGTCCGCGGGATAAGGAGTCCACAAGCCTAATCCACCTCTACTCTCCCTCAATTTGCCACCCTTTCCCTCCAACTCAGTCAGGTTCTTTACCCACTCTATTTTGGAGGAATGCTCACGGGTATGTGGGTGCAATATAAAAAGTGAATTGTACTCACAATTCTCAAACATGAAGAACTTGAACAACTCCCCCAACCTGTACACTACGTAGCCGAAACTCAGCTGATCTCTTGGTGTGAAGAGGTTCACCTCATTGAACCACAAGCAGCTAAACAAATTGTTTATTGCTGTATGTTCCCGAATGATGACAGCTCCCTCCGGGACATCTGCATTTAAAAGGTTATTGTCAGGAACATAAAAGATGGCATTGTAATATACCAAAGAAGAAGTCGAAAACACtcaaatatcaaaaataacATCTCTGGTGCTGAGATATGAAGTGTTTCATGAGATACTATCCCCTATGAGTCTATGACCATGTCAAGCGTAGGGGATAAATGGAATCATCCTACCAAGAGCACATGGCACAAAGTAAAATGCAAACACAGTTTTCTGTGCTTCCTAACTCCAGCTTGTCCCAAAACCAACTGAACTTCTATCAAAGATCTATTACTCTACTTGACATCATCTTCCGGCAACAGTCACAAAAGACACTAAGATATATGCTAACATTGCTTTCTGAAGATTGTCCGTCATtcgctttcttttttctttttttttgagggCATGGAACCTCTCCAATGTTGGGCCTAATTTGACCCACCTTTCAGAGTAAACCACAGACACCAGCAAACAACCACTATTCACTAATATCGGTAATGTCCAAGTTGCACCAAAATCCAAGAATCCCCTTCCCTAACCACTGGGCTACCCTTGTTTGGTTTGTCCATTATTCTCTTTCGAGATAAGTTTGTCAGCAGGGTGTGTGTTTTTCAAGTGCCTACTTGCGCCAACTTCTCTAGAATTATATCGTAACTCAGCAGTCGCATGGCCGAGGTTTAACTAGAATACTAGACACAGGCAGCTGAGAAAACTCAGAAGAACTGTGATTTTCCTCATTACCACTTGGAGTGCTTTTCTTCAAACTCCATGGCTCCATCCCTTCGTACCGATATATTTTCATGTGAAGATCAATCAGTGGTCGTGCATAGCGCTTTCTCCTTTTGTTTGCATCAGCCTCCTCATATATACTGCGATGATGTTTATGCTGAGCAATGGCAAAAGTATACTTCTCACGCCATAAGTATCTgcagacaattttttttttttttaaatttcatatgTACATCAGTAAGAATACATGTATATGCATTAAAAAAACAGGAGGGTTAATCAGAATGATACTTGGTAAAACATTATATGAATTAAACAAAATATAGTAATGTGGTGctttatacaaaaaataatccaaaaaagaCATAATTCACTTTCAGCAGCAAGAGAAATCACATACGAATATATATAAGGGGACCTTTTTTATGCTCCATCATATTGCTTAATCAGAAAACATTTCACCAAAAACCTTCACTGAAACCATTCTAAGTCAATTATTTTACTAGCTTCACCATTGAGTCAAACtttaaaagaaatgaaaaggcaTAAAAGCATAATAttcaacatttttttctttcctttctggTAAACTCTCTCATCCACAGAGAGAGAACGATTCAAGTTCCATCTAggaaaaaacacaaacacaacaaATATGTACAATTCTTTGAACATCTATAAAAAATACCTTTCTAGGATTAGCAAAGGATCAACTATCAACTCCATTTTACCATCAATCCAAATGCTGTATTGCGCTTCAGGGAACAACCTGTGGGTTAAAATCTTGGGAACCTTCCCATTTCTTCGAGGTTCATCATAAGGTGGATGCTTGAGTAGCACAAGCCGCCAGATGCCTACCCATGGTCCACCATCGAGATCCTCTTCAACAGTAACATTACTTTTTATAAAATCGAGAGTTACCTCATCAACCACCATAAGAAAACAGAAAAGCTTCTTAGATCGGTCACTTATATTTGAAGGCTGATGTGGTACATCATATCCATCAAAAATTGCAGATGCAACGACAAATCTACACTTCTTAACATAATTGATGTCTGAAGGAACCATTTCAGCACCGCCATTTCTAATAAATCCACAGTGCACCTGGACGCAAAACACAACAAGGAGTTCAATTTAAAGGGCACAGGtggaaaaaatataaacaactTCCAATATATATTAGCATAGAGTATTAAAAATGATTGGTCAATTGTTCTCAGCATCATTTACTTGAGTTAtgaaacacgatatatgaataAAGAACTACATCACAGTTTGAGTGACAGTAAAGGATACAAAggtaaaataaaattgacaCCACCTGGAAATTTAATGTTACCTTCATGTTAGTTTGTGCTTTAAAACTCTCATCTCTCTGGGACCAGTTTTGATGACCTCCAAATAGTGGTGAGGACAGAGATCCATTATTCACTAGCTCATCCTCCATGACGTAGGAGAGATTCTTAAGAATCACATCAGGAGTTCTTCCTTCTGGAATAACTACACTGCTGGGATCATTTGCAAGAGGAATCTCACAGCCTAAAAGAGGTAAACATAATCAGTATATTTTAACTGCATATAGGTTGTAACTCCAAAGCAAAGATGTTGACGTTGTCTTACGGTGTTGTGGTTTTGGTACAAGTCCCATTGTGTCTAACGCAATATATAACTTGCTGTGTTTCTTACAGATGGCTGCACAAGAAGCATACACTTTAAAATAGTTACCACTTGCCAAGAAAAACTTTGCTAAACAGAAtacctaaatttttttaatgaaacttttttttttgggaattgaAAAGCAACTTTATGGAAGAGTCTACTTTGCTTGATGCTGCCACTTTTtctacttttgtttttgtttttgtttttgagttttGTTAGT belongs to Tripterygium wilfordii isolate XIE 37 chromosome 2, ASM1340144v1, whole genome shotgun sequence and includes:
- the LOC119982841 gene encoding V-type proton ATPase subunit B2 isoform X2, with protein sequence MEEGTLEIGMEYRTVSGVAGPLVILEKVKGPKYQEIVNIRLGDGTTRRGQVLEVDGEKAVVQVFEGTSGIDNKFTTVQFTGEVLKTPVSLDMLGRIFNGSGKPIDNGPPILPEAYLDISGSSINPSERTYPEEMIQTGISTIDVMNSIARGQKIPLFSAAGLPHNEIAAQICRQAGLVKRLEKSDNLLEDGEEDNFAIVFAAMGVNMETAQFFKRDFEENGSMERVTLFLNLANDPTIERIITPRIALTTAEYLAYECGKHVLVILTDMSSYADALREVSAAREEVPGRRGYPGYMYTDLATIYERAGRIEGRKGSITQIPILTMPNDDITHPTPDLTGYITEGQIYIDRQLQNRQIYPPINVLPSLSRLMKSAIGEGMTRRDHSDVSNQLYANYAIGKDVQAMKAVVGEEALSSEDLLYLEFLDKFERKFVAQGAYDTRNIFQSLDLAWTLLRIFPRELLHRIPAKTLDQFYSRDSAT
- the LOC119982841 gene encoding V-type proton ATPase subunit B2 isoform X1 — its product is MQVYWCKVIIGNGLVSPSDIFCSLDDYPFASSQIIVSRLRIGVAQNNQDMEEGTLEIGMEYRTVSGVAGPLVILEKVKGPKYQEIVNIRLGDGTTRRGQVLEVDGEKAVVQVFEGTSGIDNKFTTVQFTGEVLKTPVSLDMLGRIFNGSGKPIDNGPPILPEAYLDISGSSINPSERTYPEEMIQTGISTIDVMNSIARGQKIPLFSAAGLPHNEIAAQICRQAGLVKRLEKSDNLLEDGEEDNFAIVFAAMGVNMETAQFFKRDFEENGSMERVTLFLNLANDPTIERIITPRIALTTAEYLAYECGKHVLVILTDMSSYADALREVSAAREEVPGRRGYPGYMYTDLATIYERAGRIEGRKGSITQIPILTMPNDDITHPTPDLTGYITEGQIYIDRQLQNRQIYPPINVLPSLSRLMKSAIGEGMTRRDHSDVSNQLYANYAIGKDVQAMKAVVGEEALSSEDLLYLEFLDKFERKFVAQGAYDTRNIFQSLDLAWTLLRIFPRELLHRIPAKTLDQFYSRDSAT
- the LOC120004951 gene encoding uncharacterized protein LOC120004951; translation: MEGEAQRLVSFRLNRRGDRSNQTPRSKDVEGGLFLPERLPQDYPMKINWKRGFVQLVLVAGIVWMLLILSVLLFHVWSCQSSLAFFSAICKKHSKLYIALDTMGLVPKPQHRCEIPLANDPSSVVIPEGRTPDVILKNLSYVMEDELVNNGSLSSPLFGGHQNWSQRDESFKAQTNMKVHCGFIRNGGAEMVPSDINYVKKCRFVVASAIFDGYDVPHQPSNISDRSKKLFCFLMVVDEVTLDFIKSNVTVEEDLDGGPWVGIWRLVLLKHPPYDEPRRNGKVPKILTHRLFPEAQYSIWIDGKMELIVDPLLILERYLWREKYTFAIAQHKHHRSIYEEADANKRRKRYARPLIDLHMKIYRYEGMEPWSLKKSTPSDVPEGAVIIREHTAINNLFSCLWFNEVNLFTPRDQLSFGYVVYRLGELFKFFMFENCEYNSLFILHPHTREHSSKIEWVKNLTELEGKGGKLRESRGGLGLWTPYPADLNSVVLPPVARTSKAG